The following proteins are co-located in the Palaemon carinicauda isolate YSFRI2023 chromosome 3, ASM3689809v2, whole genome shotgun sequence genome:
- the LOC137632314 gene encoding uncharacterized protein has protein sequence MKTQKKASDENRQKKASDENRQKKASNENGQKNASNENRQKKARTGNRQKKASDENKRKKASDENKRKKARNENRQKKPEMKRQKKARNRNKQKKARNGKRQKKASNEK, from the coding sequence atgaaaacacagaagaaagccagtgatgaaaacagacagaagaaagccagtgatgaaaacagacagaagaaagccagtaatgaaaacggGCAGAAGaatgccagtaatgaaaacagacagaagaaagccagaactggaaacagacagaagaaagccagtgaTGAAAACAAACGGAAGAAAGCCAGTGATGAAAACAAAcggaagaaagccagaaatgaaaacagacaaaaGAAGCCAGAAATGaaaagacagaagaaagccagaaatagaaacaaacagaagaaagccagaaatggaaagagacagaagaaagccagtaatgaaaagtaa